A stretch of DNA from Spirosoma endbachense:
GTTGATTGGGGGTGTTATCGGGGTAATACTCGCCAAAGCCCGAAAAGAAACTAAAATATTGACCCGGGAATTTTAGGGTAATAGCCATGCCGTTGGCCCCTGCCGTTGGTGTACCCACGGTAATCGATTGGCTAACCCCCTGTAGACCAATTACGTTACCCTCTCCTTGGCTTTGCACCCCTTCATCCACCAGCAGGATATAACGCTTATGTTTTAGCAATACATTGCGCGAAGGTTGAATAATCTGGTACTCCGTACTCGTTAACTGCTGGCTGGAATTGGGACTGAAAAGAAAAGGAAATCGATTGGAAGCCACCGTATCCGGTTGATGGGCAAGGTAGGAGGCCAGCTGACTGCCGAACTGGCTGTCACGAGGATAGCCTCGGCAATCCAACAAAATGACGGAACAATCTTTCAGGTAGTTGGCGATACTATCCAATTGCGAAGAGTAAAGCCGATTAATGCGTAAGTAGCCTATATTGCCGGGTAAACGACTCATGTAGGGAGGCAGTTTAGGACTAGGCGCGGTTTGGCCCCATAAACTGTAGTAGTGGTCCCTAGCAATACGGGTAAGCCACACCGTTTGGTATTGACCTTTCCGTTTGATGGTCACTTGGGATCGACTGCCTGAGCGACCTACTGTCAACCAGCTCATGTAAAATTCCCGATCAAAACCAGCTTGGTTCGAAGCCGGTAAATAGTCCCACCATTGAGCCGCTAGCTGAGCCGGTGTTTGTTGATCGATACGCACTAGTTCATCGCCCGGCTGGAGTTGCGCCAGCGCATTAGCCTGGGTGGTATCAGCGAGTACGTTAATGATATACGTTTTTTGACCAAACACGTTGACGCCAATGGGCAGATTCCCATCCAGTATTCCCCTGGGTGACCGCCCCCCTTGTTTACTAATCAGGATGCTATGCCCATCCC
This window harbors:
- a CDS encoding S41 family peptidase, whose product is MPHFIPQFLAASTDSLYFMALMKLTGSLRDGHSILISKQGGRSPRGILDGNLPIGVNVFGQKTYIINVLADTTQANALAQLQPGDELVRIDQQTPAQLAAQWWDYLPASNQAGFDREFYMSWLTVGRSGSRSQVTIKRKGQYQTVWLTRIARDHYYSLWGQTAPSPKLPPYMSRLPGNIGYLRINRLYSSQLDSIANYLKDCSVILLDCRGYPRDSQFGSQLASYLAHQPDTVASNRFPFLFSPNSSQQLTSTEYQIIQPSRNVLLKHKRYILLVDEGVQSQGEGNVIGLQGVSQSITVGTPTAGANGMAITLKFPGQYFSFFSGFGEYYPDNTPNQQRGVKIDQLVPITLGGYLGGRDEIYEQGLRLAKQLVNARND